Within Tuberibacillus sp. Marseille-P3662, the genomic segment GTGCTTTCAGCCTCCTCTTCGGCTAAGAACGCTTCAGATGCGATATTAAGATTAATCTTTGCCATCTCCATGTAGCCCTGTCGCATGGATTCGCGAATTTGGCGTTTATTATGCTCACGAAGGTACAATTTTACTGCTCGACGAAGGCATTCACTCCGATTAACGTTTTCTTTCTGCGCCATACCATCTAACTCTCTTATAATCTGTTGTGGTAATTCTACGACGACCTCTTCAGAATTTGATTCAGGCATAGGTGCACCTCCAACCCAGTCACTTCGCACAATAAGATTCCAAATTAAATATTATCATTAGATCGAACAGTTTGCAAAGCTTCTCTCGCAAAAACACCGAACTATTCATCCATATGCCCCTTATTCTTAAAGTATAACCTTGGAACTCTTGCATTAATCATACAAGGTATTTCATAGGGAATCGTTTCAAGCTCTTCGGCAATATCCCCAACGGCGATGCCATCACTTCCACTAGGTGAAGAGCCGATCAATGTCACAGGAGTGCCGATCGGAACGGCCTCAGGTAAGCGGCACATCAATTGATCCATGCATATTCGCCCAACTACAGGACACCTGTGTTCACCCACCAATAACTCGGCATCTTGCAATCGTCGTGGCCACCCATCACCGTAACCAATTGGAACAGTTCCAATCCATTCCTCACCATTGGTATAATACGTTGCACCGTAACTAATCGCTTCACCACGGTTCATTTTCTTGACATGGATGATTTGGCTCTTTAAAGAAAAGGCTTCTTCTAACGGGAATGGCAAATGAGCATTCATGTCCTTACCTGGTGACAAACCATACATAGCAATACCGTATCTAACCGCATTAAACATTTTATCAGCATGCTTCAGTGCTGCAGCACTGTTCCCACAATGAACGATATTTGGATTCACCTTATGGTTCTGCAGTTGAGATAAAAAGTGGTTAAACGTTCGATACTGCAAATTAAAGTAGGTCGGGTCATCTTCATCAGCCGTCGAAAAGTGTGTAAACACACCTTCTAAAATGAATTGTCGATCACTCTTAATTTTTTCAATCACACCATCAAGTTCCCCAACTGTCCGGA encodes:
- a CDS encoding CopG family ribbon-helix-helix protein; translation: MPESNSEEVVVELPQQIIRELDGMAQKENVNRSECLRRAVKLYLREHNKRQIRESMRQGYMEMAKINLNIASEAFLAEEEAESTLERLVSGV
- the alr gene encoding alanine racemase, whose amino-acid sequence is MERKYYRDTWAEINLDAISANVRSLRSHLPGKTEIMAVVKADGYGHGAYQAAVTALNAGATWLGVALLDEALELREQGVQAPILVMGWVRPKDVAVAAEHHISLTVFQEEWLDQAQAYLPSYQMLFLHLKVDTGMGRIGVRTVGELDGVIEKIKSDRQFILEGVFTHFSTADEDDPTYFNLQYRTFNHFLSQLQNHKVNPNIVHCGNSAAALKHADKMFNAVRYGIAMYGLSPGKDMNAHLPFPLEEAFSLKSQIIHVKKMNRGEAISYGATYYTNGEEWIGTVPIGYGDGWPRRLQDAELLVGEHRCPVVGRICMDQLMCRLPEAVPIGTPVTLIGSSPSGSDGIAVGDIAEELETIPYEIPCMINARVPRLYFKNKGHMDE